Genomic DNA from Clavibacter michiganensis:
CTGCGCGTCGAGCTCCCGCTCGCGTGGCCCGTGATCCTCGGCGGCATCCGCGTGTCGGCGCAGATGGTCATGGGCATCGCGGCGGTCGCCGCCTACGTGCTCGGCCCCGGGCTCGGCGGCTTCATCTTCTCCGGGCTCTCCCGCCTCGGCGGCGCGAACGCGACCGAGTCCGTCCTCACCGGCGTCATCGGCGTCGTCCTGCTCGCCCTCCTGCTCGACCTCGTCCTCGTCGGCATCGGCCGGCTCACCACCCCGAGAGGCATCCGTGTCTGAGACCACCACCACCCCCGAGATCAGCGGCCGCTCGATCCTGCTCGACGGAGTCACCAAGCGGTACCCGGGACAGGCGAAGCCCGCCGTCGACGGCATCACGCTGGAGATCCCGGCCGGCAAGATCGTCATGCTCGTCGGCCCCTCCGGCTGCGGCAAGACCACGACGCTGAAGATGATCAACCGGCTCATCGAGCCCACCGAGGGCCGCGTCGTCCTCGGCGACGAGGACGTGACGGGCATCGACGGCGACGAGCTGCGGCGACGCATCGGCTACGTGATCCAGGCCGGCGGCCTCTTCCCGCACATGACCGTGGCCGCGAACATCGCCGTGGTGCCGAAGATGCTCGGCTGGGACGCCGCCCGCATCCGCGCCCGCGTGGACGAGCTCCTCGAGCTGGTCTCGCTCGACCCCGAGCAGTACCGCGACCGCTACCCGAAGGAGCTCTCCGGCGGCCAGCAGCAGCGCGTCGGCGTCGCCCGGGCGCTCGCCGCCGACCCGCCCGTGCTCCTCATGGACGAGCCGTTCGGCGCCGTGGACCCGATCACGCGGCAGCGCCTGCAGGACGAGCTGATCCGCATCCAGGCCGAGCTGCAGAAGACCATCGTCATCGTCACGCACGACTTCGACGAGGCCGTGAAGCTCGGCGACTGGATCGTCGTCTTCGCCGAGGGCGCCCGCATCGTGCAGTACGACACTCCGGAGCGGATCCTCGCCGAGCCCGCCGACGCGTTCGTCGAGGAGTTCATCGGCTCGGGCGCCGGCCTCAAGCAGCTCACGCTGCGCCGCGTCGACGAGGTGCCGCTCGCGGACGCCGTCGTCGCGCACCCGGGCGACGCCGCGCGCGACGTGCTCGCCCGCATGGACGAGGTCGGCCACGGGCACGCGGTGGTCGTCGACGCCCGCCAGCGCCCGCTCCAGTGGCCGTCCCGCCGCCAGCTCGGCCGGCTCGACGTGATCGGCGCCGTGCCGGAGCCGCGCCTGCCGGTGATCGGCTCCCGCGCGACCCTCAACGACGCGCTCGACACCATGCTCGTCTCCAGCGCGGGCGCCGCGCTCGTCACGGGTCGCGGCGGGGCTTTCCTCGGCGTGATCGACGTCGAGACGGTCATGGACGCCATCACGAGCGTCCGGGCCCAGGCGGCCGGCGGCGTCGAGGGCGCGCCCGTCGGCACGAACACCGGCACGATCGGCACCGTGGGCGCCGACGCCGCGCGAGCCGAGCAGGCGGCGGCCGACGCGTCGCCCGCCGCGCACGACGGGCAGGACGGATGAGCGCCGTGACCGACGCGCGCACCGACGCCGTCGGCGGCGCGCAGGGCTGGCGCGGCCTCATCGCGCAGCCGGTCGCGATCGCGGCGGTGCTGGGGGCGTACCTCGTCTGGCTCGCGGTGGCGCCGCTCACCGCCGCGGAGCGCACCACGCTCGACCCCGCGGCGCTGGGGAAGTCCACGCTCGAGCACCTGGTGCTCACCTTCTCGGCCGCGGCGATCGTGCTCGTCATCGCGGTCCCGCTCGGGGTGCTGCTCACCCGCGGGCGGTTCCGCGGCTACTCCGCACCCGTGCTCGCGGTCGCGAACTTCGGCCAGGCGGCACCCGCGATCGGGCTCGTCGTGCTGCTGAGCATGGTGATGACGGGAAGCGGGTTCACCGCCAGCCTCGTGGCCCTCGTGCTCTACGCGGCGCTCCCCGTGCTGCGGAACACCATGATCGGGATCCGCGGCGTCGACGAGCGCCTCGTCGAGGCCGGCCGTGGCATGGGGATGAGCCGCACGTCCGTGCTCTTCCGCATCGAGCTGCCGCTCGCCGTGCCGGTGATGCTCGCGGGGATCCGGACCGCGCTCGTGCTCCTCGTCGGGACGGCGGCGCTCGCCGCGTTCGTCAACGGCGGCGGGCTCGGCGTGCTCATCACCACCGGCGTCAGCCTCTACCTCTACCCCGTGCTGATCTCGGGTGCCCTGCTCATCTCGCTCCTCGCGCTCGCCATCGACTGGCTCGGCCGCGTCGTCGAGCACGTCGCCCGCCCGAAGGGACTCTGACCGTGACGACCCTCCCCCGCTCCGCGCGCCTGCGTCGCGCGCTCGGCGTGCCCGCGCTCGTGGCCGCGGCCCTCGCGACGCTCACCGGCTGCGGACTGCAGCCCGCGACGGCCTACGTCCCGGACACCGCGCCCGGCTCCATCCAGCCGCTCGACCTGCCGGCCGGCGCGCACCTCACGGTCACGTCGAAGAACTTCACCGAGCAGCTGATCCTCGGCAAGATCGCCGTCATCGCGGCGAAGGCGGCCGGGTTCGACGTCACCGACCAGACGAACGTCCCCGGCAGCGTGCCCGCCCGCGAGCTCATGACGAGCCACGGCGCCGACATGACGTGGGAGTACACGGGCACCGCGTGGCTCAGCTACCTGGGCGAGGCGAAGGGCATCCCGGACCAGCGCGCGCAGTACGAGGCCGTGCGCGACGCCGACGCGGCCAACGGGCTCACCTGGCTGACACCGGCACCGCTCAACAACACGTACGCGCTCGCCATCCGCAGCGAGGAGGCCGACGAGCTCGGCATCACGAAGCTGTCCGAGATCAAGGACCTGCCTGTGGACCAGCGCACGTTCTGCGTGGAGGCGGAGTTCAACTCGCGCTCCGACGGCCTGTCGCCGCTGCTGGAGACCTACGGCATCCCGCGCGGATCCGCGGACGGCGTGCCCGACGGCAACGTGTCGATCTTCGACACGGGCGCGGTCTACACGGCGACGGACCGCGGCACGTGCCAGTTCGGCGAGGTGTTCACGACCGACGGCCGGATCGACAAGCTCGGCCTCACGATCCTCCAGGACGACCTCGGCTTCTTCCCGGCCTACAACGTCGCGCCGGTCCTCGACTCGGCGACCCTCGCCGAGTACCCGGGGCTCCAGGACGTCTTCGACCGGATCTCCCCCGTCATCACGGACGACGCCCTCCGCGAGATGAACCTCCGCGTCGACGACCAGGGCGAGGAGCCCGCGGACGTCGCCTACGACTTCATGGTGGACCACGGGTTCGTCACGGCGCCCTGACCTCGACCGCGTCGTCCCGGGCGAGTTCCCGGAGCTCGTCGCGGATCCGCACGCGCAGCTCGTCGTGCGCGTCGCCGAGCGCGGTCGCGGGGTCGTGCCACCGCTCGGCGGGGTGCAGCCAGACGGGGCGCGCGACGAGCCCCGGCGGCTCCCACGCGTACCGCGGCCAGACGTGCGCGTGGACGAAGGCGTCGGCGTTGCCCAGCACCTCGATGTTCACGCGCCGGGACCCCGGGACGAGGTCGCGGCAGACCCGCTCGACGGCGGTGGCGAGGAGGTCGGCGTCGGCCAGGAAGCGCACCCGCTCGATGCGCGGCATCTCCGCGAGCGCCGTGGCGGCCGGGTCCGTGCCGAGCAGCACGCAGTAGCCCGGGAGGAACTGCACGTCGCCGATGACGGCGTACCCCGCCACCAGCTCGGCGAGGACGGTGGGGTTCTCTCCTCTTCGAGCCGACCCGATCCGGCCCTCGCGCCAGTCCATGCGCGACACCGTAGCCGAGGCGGCCGTCGGCCGAGGTGGACGGCCCGAGCGCGCTAGCTGCGCATCCACTTCCGGAGCTGGTCGATGCGCTGCTGCAGCTGCGTCACGCTGCACTGGCCGACCGCCGGCCCGCCGCACACGCGGCGGAGCTCCGCGTGGACGAGCCCGTGCGGCTCGCCGTGCAGCTTCGCGCGCATCCCGACGAGGCTGTTGAGGAGCTGTCGCTGCTCCTTGAGCGTGCGGTACAGCGGGATGTCGTCGGGATCCTTCGGGGCGCCGCTCTCGGCCTGCTTCCGCTCGCGCTCGCTCGCGTGCTTGGACTGCCGGTGCTGCCGCTGGGCGAGCAGCTCGCGCACCTGCTCGGGCTCGAGGATGCCGGGGAGCCCGATGAACTCCTCCTCCTCGAGGCTGCCGACGTCGGCCATCTGCCCGAACTCGGCGCCGTCGAAGAGCACCTTGTCGAACGTGGCCTCGGATCCCATCGCCTCGAACGAGAACTCGCTGAGGAGGGAGTCGGACCCCTTCTCGCTGCGGTTCGCCTCGCCCATCATGGCGTCCTCGGGGTTGTAGAGGTCGCCCTCCTTCGAGGAGTCGCGGTCGAGCGCGTGGTCGCGCTGGCGCTCGAGCTCGTTGGCGAGCACGAGGAGGTTGGGCACGCTCGGCAGGAAGATCGACGCCGTCTCGCCGCGGCGGCGCGCCCGCACGAAGCGGCCGATGGCCTGCGCGAAGAACAGGGGGGTGGACGCGCTCGTGGCGTACACGCCGACGGCGAGCCGCGGCACGTCGACGCCCTCGGAGACCATGCGCACCGCGACCATCCAGCGCGAGGTGCCGGCGGAGAAGCGGTCGATGTTGGCGCTCGCCTCGACGTCGTCGGAGAGCACGAGCGTGACGGGCTGCCCGCTGATCCGCTGCAGGATCGCCGCGTAGGCCCGGGCGGTCGT
This window encodes:
- a CDS encoding ABC transporter ATP-binding protein, which codes for MSETTTTPEISGRSILLDGVTKRYPGQAKPAVDGITLEIPAGKIVMLVGPSGCGKTTTLKMINRLIEPTEGRVVLGDEDVTGIDGDELRRRIGYVIQAGGLFPHMTVAANIAVVPKMLGWDAARIRARVDELLELVSLDPEQYRDRYPKELSGGQQQRVGVARALAADPPVLLMDEPFGAVDPITRQRLQDELIRIQAELQKTIVIVTHDFDEAVKLGDWIVVFAEGARIVQYDTPERILAEPADAFVEEFIGSGAGLKQLTLRRVDEVPLADAVVAHPGDAARDVLARMDEVGHGHAVVVDARQRPLQWPSRRQLGRLDVIGAVPEPRLPVIGSRATLNDALDTMLVSSAGAALVTGRGGAFLGVIDVETVMDAITSVRAQAAGGVEGAPVGTNTGTIGTVGADAARAEQAAADASPAAHDGQDG
- a CDS encoding ABC transporter permease: MSAVTDARTDAVGGAQGWRGLIAQPVAIAAVLGAYLVWLAVAPLTAAERTTLDPAALGKSTLEHLVLTFSAAAIVLVIAVPLGVLLTRGRFRGYSAPVLAVANFGQAAPAIGLVVLLSMVMTGSGFTASLVALVLYAALPVLRNTMIGIRGVDERLVEAGRGMGMSRTSVLFRIELPLAVPVMLAGIRTALVLLVGTAALAAFVNGGGLGVLITTGVSLYLYPVLISGALLISLLALAIDWLGRVVEHVARPKGL
- a CDS encoding glycine betaine ABC transporter substrate-binding protein, encoding MTTLPRSARLRRALGVPALVAAALATLTGCGLQPATAYVPDTAPGSIQPLDLPAGAHLTVTSKNFTEQLILGKIAVIAAKAAGFDVTDQTNVPGSVPARELMTSHGADMTWEYTGTAWLSYLGEAKGIPDQRAQYEAVRDADAANGLTWLTPAPLNNTYALAIRSEEADELGITKLSEIKDLPVDQRTFCVEAEFNSRSDGLSPLLETYGIPRGSADGVPDGNVSIFDTGAVYTATDRGTCQFGEVFTTDGRIDKLGLTILQDDLGFFPAYNVAPVLDSATLAEYPGLQDVFDRISPVITDDALREMNLRVDDQGEEPADVAYDFMVDHGFVTAP
- a CDS encoding diadenosine tetraphosphate hydrolase, with product MDWREGRIGSARRGENPTVLAELVAGYAVIGDVQFLPGYCVLLGTDPAATALAEMPRIERVRFLADADLLATAVERVCRDLVPGSRRVNIEVLGNADAFVHAHVWPRYAWEPPGLVARPVWLHPAERWHDPATALGDAHDELRVRIRDELRELARDDAVEVRAP